Proteins encoded by one window of Mariniplasma anaerobium:
- a CDS encoding Na/Pi cotransporter family protein, producing MIYASINYGDSLMFVFGGLALFIFGINLMSESLKSAAGNKLKAIIEKTTNTPLKGIFVGIILTILIQSSSGTTALMIGLLRAGLMTLPQSVGIIMGANIGTTVTAFIIGLPIADYGLAFLFVGVIMSFMKNRKVHHFGGVLIGLGMLFVGLNTMSDGLKPLAQTQQAENMFNIFSDNWLLGTLFGTFFTAVVQSSSAAIGILEKLYALNAEGITSVSLNGAIPILLGANIGTTITAFLASIGGNIESKRASFIHILFNVISAVVFLVILIPYERFMAWFELRFLKPYSMLTIAFAHLIQNTIMTVGLFFFINKMIWLSKKVIKDQSIQVIPDDMFDEKLIEESPVLALEFVRKGILYMGSIVKEYLSLTYAYSLKENKDSVNEAFTFEMMLDTYDQKLHDYLIKISQAGLDKNNSKKLSRDLDTIKDFERIGDHLTNIVEFFIARYKDSQELTEDAQKEMIEIFNVLVSMLDDALDSFSTGDIEVAKRVVKNEDVVDELEEVFRYRYMERLKSGQIKFNGAETYVDILSNLERIADHLMNIASAVIEPMYVPQSILVPKPHEIDKDI from the coding sequence ATGATATATGCTAGCATAAATTACGGAGATAGTTTGATGTTTGTTTTCGGTGGATTAGCACTCTTTATATTTGGTATAAACTTAATGAGTGAATCACTTAAATCCGCAGCGGGAAATAAATTAAAAGCAATCATAGAAAAAACAACGAACACACCACTAAAAGGTATATTTGTAGGTATCATCCTAACTATACTTATCCAATCATCATCTGGTACAACAGCGTTAATGATTGGATTATTAAGAGCAGGCTTAATGACATTACCGCAAAGTGTTGGTATCATTATGGGTGCAAACATAGGAACAACTGTAACAGCATTTATTATTGGGTTACCTATTGCTGATTATGGACTAGCGTTTTTATTTGTTGGTGTCATCATGAGTTTTATGAAAAACAGAAAAGTACATCATTTCGGTGGTGTTTTAATTGGACTTGGTATGCTATTTGTTGGGCTGAACACAATGAGCGATGGATTAAAGCCATTAGCACAAACCCAACAAGCTGAAAATATGTTTAATATATTTTCAGACAATTGGCTTTTAGGTACGCTTTTTGGTACATTCTTTACAGCCGTTGTTCAATCTTCATCTGCTGCAATAGGTATTTTAGAAAAACTTTATGCATTAAATGCAGAAGGTATTACATCAGTTTCACTTAATGGCGCAATTCCTATTTTATTAGGCGCTAATATTGGAACAACAATTACAGCATTTCTTGCTTCAATTGGTGGTAATATTGAATCAAAGAGAGCATCTTTTATTCATATCTTATTTAATGTGATTTCAGCTGTAGTATTCTTAGTGATTTTAATTCCTTACGAAAGATTTATGGCATGGTTTGAATTAAGATTTTTAAAACCATATTCAATGCTAACGATAGCATTTGCACATTTAATTCAAAATACAATTATGACAGTAGGTTTATTCTTCTTTATTAATAAGATGATTTGGCTAAGTAAGAAAGTCATTAAAGATCAATCTATACAAGTCATTCCTGATGATATGTTTGATGAAAAATTAATTGAAGAATCTCCAGTTTTAGCATTAGAATTTGTTCGAAAAGGTATTTTATATATGGGCTCAATTGTTAAAGAATATTTATCTTTAACATATGCATATAGCTTAAAGGAAAATAAAGATTCTGTAAATGAAGCATTTACTTTTGAAATGATGCTAGACACATACGATCAAAAACTGCATGACTACCTTATTAAGATTTCACAGGCAGGACTTGATAAAAATAACTCTAAAAAACTTTCAAGAGACTTAGATACAATTAAAGACTTTGAAAGAATCGGAGATCATTTAACTAATATCGTTGAATTCTTTATTGCAAGATATAAAGACTCACAAGAATTAACTGAAGATGCTCAAAAAGAAATGATAGAAATATTTAATGTTTTAGTTTCAATGCTTGATGATGCACTTGATAGTTTTTCAACAGGTGATATTGAAGTTGCTAAACGTGTTGTTAAAAATGAAGATGTTGTTGATGAATTAGAAGAAGTCTTTAGATATAGATATATGGAAAGATTAAAGAGTGGTCAAATCAAATTCAATGGTGCTGAAACGTATGTTGATATATTATCTAATTTAGAAAGAATTGCAGATCATCTAATGAATATAGCTAGTGCAGTTATTGAACCTATGTATGTACCTCAATCTATATTAGTTCCAAAGCCACATGAGATAGATAAAGATATTTAA
- the uvrB gene encoding excinuclease ABC subunit UvrB has protein sequence MFDLKAPFKPKGDQISAIETLKNNIDQNIKEQVLLGATGTGKTFTMANIIQKLQKKTLILAPNKTLAGQLYGELKAFFPHNKVEYFISYYDYYQPEAYVVSTDTYIEKDSSINDEIDEMRHSATASLLNHDDVIVVASVSCIYGIGDPETYKNSMIFLRVGESFGRDHFINKLVELTYQRNDIDFHRGTFRVRGDSIEIIPVYERAQGIRVSFFGDEIEDIKHFDVLTGQALENLEYTSIFPATHFMTNKDSLDESIRRIKNELAEQIAYFKDNNMLLEAQRIEQRTRYDMEMLEEIGMCSGVENYSRHMTLREAGETPATLIDFFGDDFLMIIDESHVTIPQVGGMYAGDRSRKETLINFGFRLPSALDNRPLQFAEFEKKLDKVIYLSATPGKYELGRDIPIIQQIIRPTYLLDPDVEIRKTAGQMDDLFFEIKKRVANNERVLVTTLTIRMSEDLSAYFKQLGLKVTYLHSKIKSLDRIKILRELRMGKYDCLIGINLLREGLDLPEVSLVAILDANKQGFLRSERSLIQTIGRAARNLNGHVIMYADSISHAMQFAIDETNRRRAIQLAFNTKYNVDPVSIIKAIRDNISMKEDVLEEEKDYTKMNKKEKEKTIKDLRKQMHDAANNLDFEKAAEYRDIIFELEVDK, from the coding sequence ATGTTTGATTTAAAGGCTCCCTTTAAACCAAAAGGAGATCAAATTAGTGCGATCGAGACATTAAAAAATAATATCGATCAAAACATTAAAGAACAAGTCTTACTAGGAGCTACAGGAACTGGTAAAACTTTTACAATGGCAAATATTATACAAAAACTACAAAAAAAGACTTTGATACTCGCACCTAATAAAACCTTAGCAGGTCAATTATATGGCGAGTTAAAAGCCTTTTTTCCTCATAACAAAGTAGAATACTTTATTTCATATTATGATTACTATCAACCAGAAGCTTATGTTGTTTCTACAGATACATATATTGAAAAAGATTCATCAATTAATGATGAAATCGATGAAATGAGACATAGCGCAACTGCATCACTTTTAAATCATGATGATGTGATTGTTGTGGCATCTGTTTCATGTATTTATGGTATAGGTGATCCTGAAACATATAAGAATTCTATGATTTTTCTTAGAGTTGGAGAAAGTTTTGGTAGGGATCATTTTATTAATAAACTTGTAGAATTAACTTATCAAAGAAATGATATTGATTTTCATAGGGGCACATTTAGAGTTAGGGGAGATTCTATCGAAATTATTCCTGTCTATGAAAGAGCTCAAGGTATAAGAGTTTCATTTTTTGGAGATGAAATTGAAGATATTAAACACTTTGACGTCTTAACAGGTCAAGCATTAGAAAATCTTGAATACACATCGATTTTTCCTGCGACGCATTTTATGACCAATAAAGATAGTTTAGATGAATCTATTAGACGAATAAAAAATGAGCTTGCTGAACAAATTGCTTATTTTAAAGATAATAATATGTTGTTAGAAGCTCAACGCATTGAACAACGTACACGATATGATATGGAAATGCTTGAAGAAATAGGAATGTGTAGTGGTGTAGAAAACTATTCAAGACACATGACATTAAGAGAAGCTGGAGAAACACCAGCAACATTAATCGATTTTTTTGGTGATGACTTTTTAATGATTATTGATGAATCACATGTAACTATACCTCAAGTAGGTGGGATGTATGCAGGAGATCGATCAAGAAAAGAAACACTTATAAACTTCGGGTTTAGATTGCCTTCAGCTTTAGATAATAGACCTTTACAGTTTGCGGAATTCGAAAAAAAATTAGATAAAGTTATTTATTTATCTGCAACACCAGGTAAATATGAACTTGGAAGAGATATTCCTATTATTCAACAAATTATTAGACCAACATATTTGCTTGATCCAGATGTAGAAATAAGAAAAACAGCTGGACAAATGGATGATCTATTTTTTGAAATTAAAAAAAGAGTTGCGAATAACGAGCGTGTTTTAGTAACTACACTCACGATTCGCATGAGCGAAGATTTATCTGCATACTTTAAACAATTAGGATTAAAAGTTACATATCTTCATAGTAAAATAAAGTCTCTAGATCGCATAAAAATACTAAGAGAATTAAGAATGGGTAAATATGATTGCTTAATTGGGATTAATTTACTTAGAGAAGGTCTAGATTTACCTGAAGTATCGCTTGTAGCCATACTAGACGCCAATAAACAAGGCTTTTTAAGAAGCGAGCGGTCATTAATCCAAACTATAGGTAGAGCAGCTAGAAACTTAAATGGGCATGTTATTATGTATGCTGATTCAATTTCACATGCAATGCAATTTGCGATTGATGAAACAAACAGAAGAAGAGCAATACAACTTGCATTTAATACTAAATATAATGTAGATCCTGTAAGTATCATCAAAGCTATTAGAGATAATATTTCTATGAAAGAAGATGTGCTTGAAGAAGAAAAAGATTATACGAAGATGAACAAAAAAGAAAAAGAAAAAACAATTAAGGATCTTCGTAAACAAATGCATGATGCAGCTAATAATCTTGATTTTGAAAAAGCTGCAGAATATAGAGATATTATATTTGAATTAGAAGTGGATAAATAA
- a CDS encoding GDSL-type esterase/lipase family protein, with protein MRKDFDQLKKLIDLDYKRHVKKFDNFVANKPIVFLGDSMMAYFPIKAFQLEDQIYNLGIPGDTTLGVLKRIDQVVQLKPKIVVLQVGINDFVLTKLSKEETFENILTIRHYILENCPNSKVYITSLTPINQKNFKDQLYLLNRKPNDAIILNDMLKKVVDEHVYVDIYDDLVDQFGDLSLDLTKDGIHLNQKGYEIYLNKLKDIIELLS; from the coding sequence ATGAGAAAAGACTTTGATCAATTAAAAAAACTCATTGATTTAGATTATAAGCGACATGTTAAAAAATTTGACAATTTTGTAGCAAATAAACCTATTGTATTTTTAGGTGATTCTATGATGGCATATTTTCCAATCAAAGCATTTCAATTAGAAGATCAGATATATAATTTAGGTATTCCCGGAGATACAACACTAGGTGTTTTAAAAAGAATAGACCAAGTTGTACAACTTAAACCAAAAATAGTTGTTTTGCAAGTGGGTATTAATGATTTTGTTCTTACAAAGCTAAGCAAAGAGGAAACATTTGAAAATATATTAACCATAAGACATTACATATTAGAAAATTGTCCTAATAGTAAAGTTTATATCACATCATTGACACCAATCAATCAAAAGAATTTTAAAGATCAATTATATCTTTTAAATAGAAAGCCTAATGATGCAATTATATTAAACGATATGTTGAAAAAAGTAGTTGATGAACATGTATATGTTGATATCTATGACGATCTTGTTGATCAATTTGGTGATTTATCACTAGATTTAACTAAAGATGGCATTCATTTAAACCAAAAGGGATATGAAATCTATTTAAATAAATTAAAAGATATCATAGAGTTGTTATCCTAA